The window CAGCAATCTTTATGGATCAAAAAAAGTTGTATTCTTTTATATAGATGGACTTGGTTATGATAGCTGGAAGAATTTTCTGGCAAATTACAGGCCATTTCAGGAAATAAACGACTCTGGAATAGTATCTCCCATAACATCTGTATTCCCATCTACCACTGCAGCCGCAAGCAACACAATAAATACCGGTTTAACTCCGGCGGAACACGGATTATTCGAATGGAGGCTTTATCTGGAAAATTATAACATGGTTGTGAAAAGCCTGCCATTTATCCCTGTGTACAGGCAGGACAGGGATCAGTTTGCAGATTTAAATCCAGACCCATCAATTCTGTTTCATGGAAAAACCTTCTATGAAACGCTGAATGAGCATGGAGTAAGATCTTATATAATATCATTTGCAGATCTTTTGAAGAGCAGCTACAGCAGGATAATGTATTCAGGTGCAAAAGAAAAGAAGAGATATGATTTTCTCTTTGAGGGTTTTCTCATACTAAGAAAGCTTCTGAAAAAGGTGCGTGAAAATTCATACATATTTTTTTATATAGAGGATCCGGATAAAATGGAGCACAGATATGGCCCGGGAAGTGCGGAACATGTAGAATCACTCCGTTATATAGCATCCATGTTCAACGATCTGTTTACGGATCTTGCAGGTGAGGATATTTCAATCATAATATCCTCCGACCATGGCTTTACCCCTGTTAATAAAAAGATATATGTTTCAGGCATCAGGGAACTAATGAAATCCAACAAGGGAAGGACAATACCGGAAACCTGGAGCCCCCGGGATATGATGATATATTCTGATAGCCCGGAAGATATGAAAAATAGGCTGGAGAGGCAGCTACATGGCAGTGCTGAAATTATCACCGAAGATGAAATCCTCAAAATGGGGATTATGGGAAACAGCACTGTATCAGAAAAATACATCTCAAGAATGGGAAATATTCTGGTTCTGCCTCATTCCGGAAATACTGTATGGTATAAATATTATGATGATGACATTATAAAAGACCGGGGCATGCATGGCGGCCTAAGCCGGGAAGAAATGATAATACCATTTGCGTCCATCAATTTAAAAGATATTAAAAAATACTAAAAATTATTTCGTGTTTTTTACCAGATTTTCATAGATTTCCAGGAATTCAAGACCCTTATTTATTCCACCGAAAATTTCCTCGTTTCTAACGGATTCGGCAGCCTTTTTCATTTTTTCTGGATCTTTAATTCCTGCATTTCCTATCATTGATTGAACGCACCTGTTTATTCTCAGGGGGCTTAGCTGGAATTTATACATGGTATCA of the Ferroplasma sp. genome contains:
- a CDS encoding alkaline phosphatase family protein; translation: MINDDMQFRYRDDGNFVYPDYNGYNFSNINSTILSLFGINNNGIPLKKELYSNLYGSKKVVFFYIDGLGYDSWKNFLANYRPFQEINDSGIVSPITSVFPSTTAAASNTINTGLTPAEHGLFEWRLYLENYNMVVKSLPFIPVYRQDRDQFADLNPDPSILFHGKTFYETLNEHGVRSYIISFADLLKSSYSRIMYSGAKEKKRYDFLFEGFLILRKLLKKVRENSYIFFYIEDPDKMEHRYGPGSAEHVESLRYIASMFNDLFTDLAGEDISIIISSDHGFTPVNKKIYVSGIRELMKSNKGRTIPETWSPRDMMIYSDSPEDMKNRLERQLHGSAEIITEDEILKMGIMGNSTVSEKYISRMGNILVLPHSGNTVWYKYYDDDIIKDRGMHGGLSREEMIIPFASINLKDIKKY